AGGCACCTATTGTAAATTTTCGAATACCGAATCGCTCACGTTTGTCGAAATCACATTTTGTCATATTTTCCTCCTACACAATTCTAGTGCTACAGCTATTCTCAATTTACTCCTTTCCAGATCATAGTTGGCACATGCTACCTTTGATAGAACAGCTATCACACGAAGTTTATCAGGTTTTATTAATTCCATTGTACAGAGGAAAAATATGACCTTCAAGCCCTCATGGTCCCCTTCTTTAAATCAGATAAAAAGAACTTTAGTTTAGAGAAAACAAAAAAGAGGAAGTTTCCCTCCTCATTGTCTTAGTTAATTATTTTCTACAAACTCAATACACCAGCCCACCAGTTCATCCAGGCGTTCCATCTGCTCGGTCATGTGCAAATAGCCCAAAACCGCCTCAAAACCTGTGGACATTCGATAGGTGACCACATCCGCATTCTTAGCCTTGGTGTGGCTATTGGCATTACGCCCCCGCTTGTAGATTTCTTCCTCTTTTTCGGTCAATAGCTGAGCTTCTAAGAGGGCAGAAATCAGGCTTGCCTGAGCCTTAGCCGAGACGTATTTGTTAGCCTCACCGTGCAATTTATTAGGCTTGGTCAGCCCCTTGAAAATCAAGTGCCGTCTGATATACATGGAATAGACAGCATCCCCTTCAAAAGCCAGGGCAATACCGTTGATGAGATTGACATCTACTGCCTTAGTCACGTGTCCACCTCACACCATCCTTGGTATCCAAGAGCTTGATGCCCTGGGCTTCCAATTCATCACGAATGCGGTCAGCCGTCGCAAAATCCCGATTGGCACGCGCTGCTTGACGTTCTTCTATTAATGCTTCAATCTCGCTGTCCAAGACTTCTTCTTCAAAGACAATACCGAACACTTGCAGCATGTTTCCAAAGGCTACTTTTACAGTTTCATCGTAGTTGCCAGAGTTGATCCATTTGGCAAAGTCAAAGATAGCCGTAATCCCATTTGCCGCATTGAAATCATCATCCATTGCCGCTTCAAAGGCTGCCAAATGCAATTCAAGACCTGACTTATCCACAGAGTTTTGCACAGGTTGTGTATAAGTATTTTTTAGATATTTGAGATTGATTTCCGCATCTGAAATAGCCTTCTCAGTGTAGTTGAGTGGACGGCGGTAGTGCTGGGTCGATAGGAAGAATCGCAAGACCTGACCGTCAATTTGCTCCAACATATCATGGGCTGTCAGGAAATTGCCCAAGGACTTGGACATCTTCTCATCATTGATATTGAGCATGGCATTGTGCATCCAGTAGTTGGCAAAGGTTTGCCCTGTTTTGCACTCAGACTGGGCGATCTCATTGGTATGGTGAGGGAATTCCAAGTCCGCACCACCACCGTGAATATCAATGGTATCTCCCAAAATCTCTGTCGCCATAACCGAACACTCGATATGCCAACCTGGACGACCTGCTCCCCAAGGACTTTCCCAATAAACTTCGCCTGGCTTGGCAGTTTTCCACAGGGCAAAGTCGAAGGGGTGTTCTTTGAGTTGACCTTCTCCCTCAACACGACCAGAAGCCCCAGCTTCTAAGTCAGGCAGCGTTTTGTTGGCCAAACGAGCATAATTCTCAGCCTTTTCCACACGGAAATAAACATCGCCAGCCGCTTCATAAGCGTATCCCTTGTCAATCAAGACCTGCACAAAATCAATGATTTCATCCATGTAGTCAATAACGCGAGGATTTTTGGTAGCTGGTTTGACACCTAACTTTGCCACATCTTCCTTGAAAGCTGCGATAAACTTATCAGAAAGTTCCTTGGTTGTCATGCCTGCTTCATTAGCAGCTTTGATAATCTTGTCATCCACATCCGTAAAGTTAGAAATGTACGCTACATCAAAGCCACGGTATTCAAAATAGCGGCGGATGGTATCAAAAGCCACGACACTACGGGCATTTCCGATATGGATATAGTTGTAAACCGTTGGACCGCAAACATACATCTTGACCTTACCCTCTTCCAAGGGCACAAAGTCACGCAAACTGCGAGTCATGGTATCGTAAATTTTAATCATAGTTTCTCCATTACTTCTGAGTATTCTTTAGGACTTGATACTTTTGATACAATTTTACTAGCCAATAAGCTGTCACTGCCAGCCAAATCATCCCTAGCTGCCAGTTTCCTTGGGAAAACTTAAGGATAGATAGAATTGTTCCAGCGATGGAGGTCAACACATAAGGCCAGTTTTGTCTTACTAATTTTTTTAACATGATGTACTTTCTAATTTTCTTGCAATCGCCATAGCCACTTCAAAGAAGGTCATACTGTCAGCCATCCGCTTTCCTACAAATGTGACGAACGGTGGCTGGCTTCTCGTAATTCCGCAAGCTTAGTCGTGTAGTGTTCACGGCCATCTTCCATGTCATGAATGACCTTCTCATCTTTTTGACCGTGTACACGGACAATTTTAGCTGGCATACCGACCACTGTCACATCTGCTGGAACATCGGCTAGGACAACGGCAGCTGCACCCACTTTAGCATTTTCTCCGATTTCAACTGGTCCAATAACCTGTGCGTGTGCAGAAACAAGGGCACCCTTTCGGACAGTTGGATGGCGTTTACCCGTATCCTTTCCTGTTCCACCAAGCGTTACGCCGTGGTAGAGCATGACACCAGACTCAATAATAGCTGTCTCACCGATAACCAAACCAGCTCCATGGTCAATGAAGACTCCCGAAGCAATCTCGGCACCTGGATGAATCTCAATATTGGTCCAAAAGCGCCAAAATTGGCTGTGCATCCGAGCCAAGAGTTTAAAGCCTTTTTTCCACATCCAATGGGACAGACGGTGGGCAGCCAAGGCCTTGACACCTGGGTAGGTCAAAAGAACTTCCAAGGTCGTCCGTGCTGCCGGATCTTTTTCTTTTACAATCTCAATGGTGTCCTTCCACCAACCCATAGTCACTCCTTCTAGCGAGAAGACAAGCCCGCTACCGAACTTGTCTACTCAGCTTATTTCTTTTCAACCTTGTGGAATTTGAATTCACCAAAGTTGTTATCTTTTTTCTCTTTGTTGTCTTTATGACGGCGTGGTCTGTCAGAACGCTCGCGTTTTTCTGGCTCCACATAACCTTCTGGTTTTGGAAGAAGAGCCTTCATAGAAGCGTCAATACGTCCTTTATCATCAATCTTGATGACTTTAACATCGACAATATCGCCGATTTCAACTAGGTCTTCTGGTTTATTGACACGAGTCCAAGCCATTTCAGAAACGTGGACCAGGGCATCTGTCTTGTCAAAGAGGTTGACAAAGGCACCGAATTTCTCCAAACGGACAACTTTTGCCTGGAAGACTTCGTCCACTTTTGCCTCACGAACAAGGCCTGCGATGATTTCCTTGGTCCGCTCAATCGCATCGCGATCTGGTGAGAAGATCGCCACAAGACCGTCTTCGTCAATATCGATTTTCACGCCAGTTTCTGCAATAATCTTATCGATGGTTTCGCCACCCTTACCGATAACAATCTTGATCTTATCTATATCAATCTTGATAGTGTCAATCTTCGGTGCAGTTGGTGCCAAGTCAGGACGAACTTCTGGGATTGTCGCTTCGATGACATCAAGGATTTCAAAACGTGCCTTCTTAGCTTGTGCCAAGGCTTCTTCCAAGATTTGCGGTGTGATACCATCGA
This region of Streptococcus suis genomic DNA includes:
- a CDS encoding Mini-ribonuclease 3, translated to MTKAVDVNLINGIALAFEGDAVYSMYIRRHLIFKGLTKPNKLHGEANKYVSAKAQASLISALLEAQLLTEKEEEIYKRGRNANSHTKAKNADVVTYRMSTGFEAVLGYLHMTEQMERLDELVGWCIEFVENN
- the cysS gene encoding cysteine--tRNA ligase; translation: MIKIYDTMTRSLRDFVPLEEGKVKMYVCGPTVYNYIHIGNARSVVAFDTIRRYFEYRGFDVAYISNFTDVDDKIIKAANEAGMTTKELSDKFIAAFKEDVAKLGVKPATKNPRVIDYMDEIIDFVQVLIDKGYAYEAAGDVYFRVEKAENYARLANKTLPDLEAGASGRVEGEGQLKEHPFDFALWKTAKPGEVYWESPWGAGRPGWHIECSVMATEILGDTIDIHGGGADLEFPHHTNEIAQSECKTGQTFANYWMHNAMLNINDEKMSKSLGNFLTAHDMLEQIDGQVLRFFLSTQHYRRPLNYTEKAISDAEINLKYLKNTYTQPVQNSVDKSGLELHLAAFEAAMDDDFNAANGITAIFDFAKWINSGNYDETVKVAFGNMLQVFGIVFEEEVLDSEIEALIEERQAARANRDFATADRIRDELEAQGIKLLDTKDGVRWTRD
- the cysE gene encoding serine O-acetyltransferase, which translates into the protein MGWWKDTIEIVKEKDPAARTTLEVLLTYPGVKALAAHRLSHWMWKKGFKLLARMHSQFWRFWTNIEIHPGAEIASGVFIDHGAGLVIGETAIIESGVMLYHGVTLGGTGKDTGKRHPTVRKGALVSAHAQVIGPVEIGENAKVGAAAVVLADVPADVTVVGMPAKIVRVHGQKDEKVIHDMEDGREHYTTKLAELREASHRSSHL